TCTTGAGAGTCAGGAGAATTTTCATACTctttatcatcatatatcttttCAATAAAGTGTACATCATTATGTTTCGGCAGAGGATTCTGAGTAACGTTTTGGGGGTCATCACTTTGGACCACAATCATTTTTGATTGTATCATCTTTTCCACCTTCCTTTTCAAAGTTCGACAATCTTTAGTACTATGCCCTGGGGTATCATAATGGTATGCACATTGTGTTGTAGGATTTAAGCCTTTTGCACGTGGATCTACATAATTTTGAGGAATTGGCTCTATCatactcaaatatttcaatttcatgaatAAACTTGTATAAGATTCTCCAATTAGTGTGAAATTGTTCTTAGGCCTCTGATCTCCTCCAAATTCCTTCCTTGGACGGGGCTTATAGGCTGCTCAAAATTTTTGAGAAGAAGGACGATCATATTGATGTGTTGTTAGGGCTCTCCATTGAGGAGAGTTTGGTGGATATCCATATCATTGTGCACTATAGACAACATATTGAGGTGGGACAACAGAGTATTGTGTGTGCCTTGCATGGGGTGATAGTGATGGGATTAAGATGGTGCATATTGATAAAGCGAACCCCTTGGACTTTTTTGTGTGCCTGACATAACAATTGCTACATCCTTCTTCAATTTCATTCCCCCAAGACTTTCCGATCCATTTTTAATCACTTGGATTGTGGCTTTTAAAACAGCTTGACTTACAATATTTCCAGACTTAATGCCATTTTCCACCATTTCCTCAATCTTTATAACTTTGGTGAATGTTTTCCCAACAACGGAAAGCAAATAATGAAAGTAGTCAGGTTCTTGCGCCTGAAGAAATACATCAATCATTTTTGACTCCTTCATTGATGGCTTAACCCTAGCAGCTTTCTCCCTCCACCTAATAGCATATTCACGAAAAATTTCAGTGgtcttttttttcatattagcAAGTGAGCTACGATCTGGCACAATGTCAATGGTATATTGGAACTGTTGAACAAAACATCGAGTCAAATCATACCATGTATGCCTGTTAGAAACATCTTGATCTATGAACCATTCTGAAGCAATTCCAACTAGGCTTTCCCCAAAATAAGCCATGAGCAATTCATCTTTTTCCTCAACCCCTCTCAATTGATTGCAATATCTCTTCAAATGAGTTATAGGATCACCATGGACATCatatttctcaaattttggagtCTTAAAATAGATTAGTAAATGAACGTGAGGAAACATGCACAAATCACTGAATGAGACACTTTTGTGACCTCTCAATCCTTACATATCTCCTACACTCTGCTccaaacttttcatttttcttgtcatctcctcttcttcttcgcTCTTAGAAGTTTTCTCAATTCTATAAGAGATCAATCATGACGAACGTTggattgaagatcattattggATTTCTTTAACAACAATGATCGAGAAACTACACTACTCTTCTCAGTGGGCATGAAAAGTGGATTACTTAGTAAGGGTGCATTTTGAGAGCGCAGTGTGGAGGTTCCCGCGGTATGGGATACATTAACGAATGGAATAAAAATAGGTGGATAAAATGGGTCACTTGTCGAGACTTGAATGGGAGCCGACATAGTTAC
This sequence is a window from Solanum dulcamara chromosome 10, daSolDulc1.2, whole genome shotgun sequence. Protein-coding genes within it:
- the LOC129869824 gene encoding uncharacterized protein LOC129869824; this translates as MTRKDGSESYNEDGRNELAQRDLELEEEVRMTPKFEKYDVHGDPITHLKRYCNQLRGVEEKDELLMAYFGESLVGIASEWFIDQDVSNRHTWYDLTRCFVQQFQYTIDIVPDRSSLANMKKKTTEIFREYAIRWREKAARVKPSMKESKMIDVFLQAQEPDYFHYLLSVVGKTFTKVIKIEEMVENGIKSGNIVSQAVLKATIQVIKNGSESLGGMKLKKDVAIVMSGTQKSPRGSLYQYAPS